Proteins from a single region of Cydia amplana chromosome 17, ilCydAmpl1.1, whole genome shotgun sequence:
- the LOC134655875 gene encoding uncharacterized protein LOC134655875 → MGVWSVVTSLTFSVDSLRVGAVTNVPHRCQCGSMVDSLGHHGLSCSRSAGRIPRHASLNDVIRRALVSVKVPAILEPVGLTRDDGKRPDGMTLVPWSMGRPLVWDATCVDTFAVSHLPGTSSGAGHAATTAEDNKRRKYSTLGSGYIFEPFGVETLGSWGPSARRLFKDLASRLVDASGDQRAGQYFAQRISIAIQRGNAASLLGTLPAGGELEGVFYL, encoded by the exons ATGGGAGTCTGGTCAGTGGTTACTAGCCTTACCTTCTCCGTCGATAG TTTGCGAGTAGGGGCAGTGACTAATGTCCCGCATCGCTGCCAATGTGGCTCCATGGTTGACAGCTTGGGTCATCATGGCCTCTCTTGTAGCAGGAGTGCTGGTCGGATTCCTCGTCACGCCAGCTTGAACGATGTCATCCGAAGGGCTCTTGTCAGCGTAAAGGTACCTGCTATTCTGGAGCCTGTTGGTTTAACGAGGGATGACGGCAAGAGACCCGACGGTATGACGCTGGTGCCCTGGAGTATGGGGAGGCCTCTGGTTTGGGATGCAACGTGTGTAGACACTTTTGCCGTGTCCCACTTACCGGGCACTAGCTCTGGTGCTGGTCATGCGGCCACGACGGCCGAGGATAACAAACGGCGCAAGTACAGCACTCTCGGCAGTGGCTACATATTTGAGCCTTTTGGGGTCGAAACGTTAGGGTCGTGGGGGCCCAGCGCCCGGCGCTTATTTAAGGATTTGGCGTCGCGTTTGGTCGATGCCTCGGGTGACCAGAGGGcaggccagtattttgcccagagAATTAGTATAGCTATTCAACGgggaaatgcggccagcctGCTGGGTACACTGCCTGCTGGCGGTGAGTTGgagggtgtattttatttgtag